From Chaetodon trifascialis isolate fChaTrf1 chromosome 1, fChaTrf1.hap1, whole genome shotgun sequence, one genomic window encodes:
- the socs4 gene encoding suppressor of cytokine signaling 4, whose translation MSEKKPRGSDTRPKCGLRSWSADSYVWKGKKRSRSSRNGSTPGGLEVEGAEELGVRSTSCPRRRRERKCSCSTLGDALTSADIDAVCRKALSRRSLRQKFQDAVGQCFPLRSHHHHHHHHHHPSGSSRPFSVLFWSKRKIHVSELMQDKCPFSPKSELARCWHLIKNHATHPNALKDMEVPLKPSASSSSTSPPQTPLSWEDICCSPGPGSTSLGGEDWDPSCPHEGAEGTCDHTDYILVPDLLQINNSPCYWGVLNRFEAEELLEGKPEGTFLLRDSAQDEFLFSVSFRRYSRSLHARIEQNDKRFSFDVRDPCMYRDASVTGLLRHYSDPATCLFFEPLLSRPLSRTFPFSLQHLCRTVICSCTTFRGIDSLPLPPQLRDYLRQYHIKCDGACAV comes from the coding sequence ATGTCAGAGAAGAAGCCTCGAGGCTCAGACACGCGTCCCAAATGTGGCCTCCGCAGTTGGAGTGCAGACAGTTATGTTTGGAAGGGGAAGAAACGCTCCCGCAGCTCTCGCAACGGGTCGACTCCCGGGGGCCTGGAGGTGGAGGGCGCGGAGGAGCTGGGTGTGCGGTCCACATCCTGTCCGAGGCGgcgcagagagagaaagtgtagCTGCAGCACTCTTGGGGATGCATTGACTTCTGCAGACATCGATGCAGTGTGTCGGAAGGCCTTGTCCCGCCGCTCTCTGCGGCAGAAGTTCCAGGATGCCGTCGGCCAGTGTTTTCCTCTGCGCtctcaccatcatcaccatcatcatcaccaccatccgTCGGGCTCCTCGCGACCCTTCTCAGTGCTCTTCTGGTCTAAACGTAAGATCCACGTCTCAGAGCTCATGCAGGACAAGTGTCCCTTCTCGCCCAAATCGGAACTGGCCAGATGTTGGCACCTTATAAAAAATCATGCCACCCACCCAAACGCCTTAAAGGACATGGAGGTTCCCCTCAAACCCAGTGCCTCATCTTCCTCTACCTCCCCACCACAGACCCCCCTCTCCTGGGAGGacatctgctgctctcctgGGCCTGGAAGCACCAGTCTGGGAGGAGAAGACTGGGACCCTTCTTGTCCTCATGAGGGTGCAGAGGGCACCTGCGACCACACTGACTACATCCTGGTCCCAGACCTCCTCCAGATCAACAACAGCCCATGTTACTGGGGTGTGTTGAACCGCTTtgaggcagaggagctgctggagggcaAACCAGAGGGAACGTTTCTGCTCCGAGACTCTGCCCAGGATGAGTTCCTCTTCTCAGTCAGCTTTCGACGCTACAGCCGCTCCCTGCATGCACGCATTGAGCAGAACGACAAGCGTTTCAGCTTCGACGTGCGCGACCCGTGCATGTACCGGGATGCCAGTGTGACAGGACTACTGAGACACTACAGCGACCCAGCCACCTGCCTCTTCTTTGAGCCACTCCTTTCCCGCCCGCTATCGAGGaccttccctttctccctcCAGCACCTGTGCAGGACTGTGATCTGTAGCTGCACCACCTTCCGGGGCATAGACAGCCTGCCGCTGCCACCTCAACTCAGGGACTACCTCCGGCAGTACCACATTAAATGTGATGGGGCCTGCGCTGTGTGA